In a single window of the Flavobacterium sp. W4I14 genome:
- a CDS encoding alpha-galactosidase (product_source=KO:K07407; cath_funfam=2.60.40.1180,3.20.20.70; cleavage_site_network=SignalP-noTM; ko=KO:K07407; pfam=PF08305,PF16499,PF17801; smart=SM00776; superfamily=49785,51445), translating into MKYTLTLVLALVFSAINAQTTPKKYHQWASTPPLGWNSWDCFGTTVTEQQVKEQADAMAKYLLPSGYNYLTVDIQWYEPESKGHAYDPKALLTMDKYGRLTPGLKKFPSAADGKGFKHLADYVHAKGLKFGIHIMRGIPRQAVEKNTPVLGTNVKAQDIAVKTSTCPWNPDMYGVNANSPEGQAYYNSIVQMYADWGVDFIKCDDISRPYDDVQKAEIEALRKAIDKTGRHILLSLSPGATPVKMGDHVMNHANMWRITDDFWDQWGLLQAMFERMDVWTPFRGPGHFPDADMLPIGIVEFKRPTNFTKNEQYTLMSLWAIGRSPLIFGGNMTMLDDFTKEMLTNPEMLKVNQHSINNRQVSREKNLIVWTADVPNSKDKYVALFNAQSKGENLDLNNADYVSPIIAGNGSSQKIEVSVKDGKKLVLFVRDGGNGFDRDHIVWVDPVLHGSKGDLKLTNLKWLSATSGWGDANVNRTFDNNPIIINNETREGIGAHAASVIIYELPEGYDSFTATGYVTQEKGSVTFGVLVDKGTLDLPDKTNVKVNFEAINIKGKVKVRDLWNHKDLGTFDGSFARELAQHGAGLYRITPLR; encoded by the coding sequence ATGAAATATACGCTTACCTTGGTTTTGGCACTTGTTTTTAGTGCTATAAATGCACAAACAACCCCAAAAAAATATCATCAATGGGCATCAACACCGCCTCTTGGTTGGAACAGCTGGGATTGTTTTGGCACAACCGTTACCGAACAGCAAGTAAAAGAACAAGCAGATGCGATGGCAAAATACCTTTTACCAAGTGGGTATAACTACCTCACAGTGGATATTCAATGGTATGAGCCTGAATCAAAAGGACATGCTTACGACCCGAAGGCGCTACTTACCATGGATAAATATGGTCGCTTAACGCCAGGTTTGAAAAAATTTCCTTCGGCTGCAGATGGGAAAGGTTTCAAACATCTTGCAGACTATGTACACGCCAAAGGACTGAAATTCGGCATTCACATTATGCGCGGAATTCCTCGTCAGGCTGTTGAAAAAAATACGCCGGTACTCGGCACAAACGTAAAAGCGCAGGATATTGCCGTTAAAACCTCTACCTGTCCATGGAATCCAGATATGTACGGCGTTAATGCCAATAGTCCCGAAGGTCAGGCTTACTATAATTCCATTGTACAAATGTATGCCGACTGGGGCGTGGATTTTATCAAGTGCGACGATATTTCACGTCCTTATGATGATGTACAAAAGGCAGAAATTGAAGCGCTTCGTAAAGCAATAGATAAAACCGGGCGGCATATTCTGTTAAGTTTATCTCCGGGAGCAACACCGGTTAAAATGGGCGATCATGTGATGAATCATGCCAATATGTGGCGTATCACTGACGATTTTTGGGATCAGTGGGGATTGTTACAAGCGATGTTTGAGCGAATGGACGTGTGGACACCCTTTCGCGGACCCGGGCATTTCCCTGATGCAGATATGCTACCCATCGGAATTGTTGAATTTAAACGCCCAACTAATTTCACTAAAAACGAACAGTATACGCTGATGAGCCTTTGGGCGATTGGTCGTTCGCCACTTATTTTTGGTGGAAATATGACCATGCTTGATGATTTTACCAAGGAAATGCTCACCAATCCCGAAATGCTCAAAGTAAATCAACACAGCATAAATAACCGTCAGGTATCACGTGAAAAGAATCTGATCGTTTGGACGGCCGATGTACCCAATAGCAAAGATAAGTATGTGGCCCTTTTCAATGCGCAAAGCAAGGGAGAGAATCTTGATCTCAATAATGCTGATTATGTAAGCCCAATAATTGCCGGCAACGGAAGTTCGCAAAAGATAGAAGTATCGGTAAAGGATGGTAAAAAACTTGTTCTCTTTGTGAGGGATGGCGGAAATGGTTTTGATAGGGATCATATCGTTTGGGTCGACCCTGTACTTCACGGTTCCAAAGGTGATTTAAAACTGACTAACCTCAAATGGCTGAGTGCAACTTCAGGCTGGGGAGATGCAAATGTCAATCGTACCTTCGATAATAACCCAATTATTATAAATAATGAAACACGAGAGGGAATTGGTGCTCATGCAGCGTCTGTAATCATTTATGAACTGCCTGAAGGATATGATTCTTTTACCGCAACGGGCTACGTAACACAGGAAAAAGGCTCAGTAACTTTTGGCGTTTTGGTTGATAAAGGAACATTAGATTTGCCCGACAAGACCAATGTAAAAGTAAACTTTGAAGCGATTAATATAAAAGGTAAAGTAAAAGTGCGCGATTTGTGGAATCACAAAGATCTCGGAACTTTTGATGGGAGCTTTGCGCGCGAATTGGCACAACATGGGGCCGGACTGTATCGGATAACTCCTTTACGATAA
- a CDS encoding beta-galactosidase (product_source=KO:K12308; cath_funfam=3.20.20.80,3.40.50.880; cog=COG1874; ko=KO:K12308; pfam=PF02449,PF08532,PF08533; superfamily=51011,51445,52317), which produces MLKKTIPLIILALLISVLSVKSQEANRFFPEKDLITTGIYYYPEHWKESQWERDIKKISDMGYEFVHLAEFAWFKMEPEEGKFDFTWLDKVVGLCVKYKLKVVMCTPSATTPAWMRANYPETFIMDGHYIRAEHGTRGLASIVNARYRLFVEKIVTEMGRRYGQHKSVTGWQLDNEPDAKPDYSVSSQEAFRQWLKSRYKTINALNDAWGTAFWSQWYNNFDQVMIHNTNLVGWWGNNPHALLDFKRYCADAQAEFLDFQAGTLRGLISKQQYITTNYTAVSPSSDPGRTKKLDFAAYTAYPNGGSDNIGELGFRMGDSRVILFASEYFKRVGGVSGVMEIQPGPVNWGSYNPLLLPGTVRMWLYHTFAAGGKLACSYRFRQILYSAEQYHSGVIQTDGVTPSQGGEEYIQFMKEIKELRKLYRPGAKVPEKLTERSTAILWNLENYWTIDRQKQTNQWDTWNYPVKFLEMAKSLGAPVDIVPETTDLSKYKVVIVPAYEMADSALVKKWNDYVTRGGHLIITCRTATKNRMGHFWEGKTAAPISGLIGAQITATDMLSSYAKGDIQMGSEHYKWNKWGDLLQPDQNTEVLARYENQFYKGKAAVVKHKIGKGSVTYIGVATDDSKLEKDLLRDTYTGIGATTENYPPGVYVYWRDGFYMAVNYSSTDYIINIPANSKIIVGEKTLKPAGVTVWSE; this is translated from the coding sequence ATGTTAAAAAAAACTATACCACTGATTATATTAGCACTGCTTATTTCGGTACTAAGTGTAAAATCGCAGGAAGCCAATCGTTTTTTCCCAGAGAAAGACCTGATCACCACAGGAATATACTATTATCCGGAACACTGGAAAGAAAGCCAATGGGAGCGGGATATCAAAAAGATTTCGGATATGGGTTACGAGTTTGTCCACCTTGCAGAATTTGCCTGGTTTAAAATGGAACCTGAAGAAGGAAAGTTTGATTTTACCTGGCTTGATAAGGTGGTGGGTTTATGCGTAAAATATAAGCTTAAGGTGGTTATGTGCACGCCATCTGCAACTACACCGGCGTGGATGCGGGCCAATTATCCCGAAACCTTTATCATGGATGGGCATTATATCCGGGCCGAACATGGCACAAGGGGACTGGCTTCAATCGTTAATGCCAGGTACCGGTTGTTTGTCGAAAAAATTGTAACCGAGATGGGCAGGCGCTATGGTCAGCATAAAAGTGTGACCGGATGGCAGCTGGATAATGAGCCCGATGCCAAACCTGATTATAGTGTGTCTTCGCAGGAGGCTTTCAGGCAATGGCTAAAAAGCAGGTACAAAACCATTAATGCTTTAAATGATGCCTGGGGCACAGCTTTCTGGAGCCAGTGGTACAACAATTTCGACCAGGTTATGATCCATAATACCAATCTCGTTGGTTGGTGGGGCAATAATCCGCATGCCCTGCTCGATTTTAAGCGCTACTGTGCCGATGCGCAAGCCGAATTTCTTGATTTTCAGGCCGGCACCTTACGCGGACTCATATCGAAGCAGCAATACATCACCACTAATTATACCGCGGTTTCTCCCAGTTCTGATCCTGGGCGGACAAAGAAACTAGATTTTGCAGCTTATACTGCTTATCCTAATGGTGGTAGCGACAACATTGGCGAACTGGGATTTAGGATGGGAGATAGCCGGGTTATCCTTTTTGCATCTGAATATTTTAAGCGTGTAGGAGGCGTGTCGGGCGTGATGGAAATTCAGCCCGGTCCTGTAAACTGGGGAAGCTACAACCCGCTTCTTTTGCCGGGAACAGTACGCATGTGGCTGTACCATACCTTTGCAGCAGGTGGGAAACTTGCCTGTTCTTACCGGTTCAGACAGATTTTATACAGCGCAGAACAATACCATTCTGGTGTGATACAAACAGATGGGGTAACCCCTTCGCAAGGGGGTGAAGAGTATATCCAGTTCATGAAAGAAATAAAAGAACTGAGGAAGCTGTACAGGCCAGGGGCTAAGGTGCCTGAAAAATTGACGGAACGCTCAACCGCCATTCTTTGGAACCTGGAAAATTATTGGACCATCGACAGGCAGAAACAGACCAACCAGTGGGACACATGGAACTATCCTGTTAAGTTTCTGGAAATGGCAAAGTCTTTGGGGGCTCCTGTTGATATAGTACCGGAAACTACTGATCTGTCGAAATATAAGGTGGTAATTGTTCCTGCTTACGAAATGGCCGACTCGGCTCTGGTAAAGAAATGGAATGATTATGTAACCCGTGGCGGACATTTGATTATTACCTGCCGTACAGCAACCAAAAACCGCATGGGGCATTTCTGGGAGGGTAAAACGGCAGCGCCAATTTCGGGCCTTATCGGCGCGCAGATTACGGCAACTGATATGCTTTCATCTTACGCGAAAGGAGACATCCAGATGGGTTCGGAACATTACAAATGGAATAAATGGGGCGATCTGTTGCAGCCCGATCAAAATACCGAAGTTCTTGCAAGATATGAAAACCAGTTTTATAAAGGAAAGGCGGCTGTTGTAAAACACAAAATCGGTAAAGGATCGGTAACCTATATAGGTGTAGCCACAGATGATTCGAAGCTGGAAAAGGATTTGTTACGCGACACTTATACCGGAATAGGCGCAACTACCGAAAATTATCCGCCAGGTGTTTATGTTTATTGGAGGGATGGGTTTTATATGGCCGTAAATTATTCTTCTACTGATTATATCATAAATATTCCTGCAAATTCGAAGATTATTGTTGGAGAAAAAACATTGAAGCCTGCTGGTGTAACGGTTTGGAGCGAGTAA
- a CDS encoding beta-galactosidase (product_source=KO:K01190; cath_funfam=2.60.120.260,2.60.40.10,3.20.20.80; ko=KO:K01190; pfam=PF00703,PF02836,PF02837,PF16355,PF18565; superfamily=49303,49373,49785,51445; transmembrane_helix_parts=Inside_1_11,TMhelix_12_31,Outside_32_817), producing the protein MRSFNLYKRQYFAKQIVFGFILLISFFSGYAQNSIERKQLFDYDWKFFLGDMPEAKANDFNDSGWRKLDLPHDWSIEGKTHPKNATGGGGGFFPSGMGWYRKTFQVPDSWKTKKTAIYFEGIYMNSEVFINGKSLGVYPYGYTSFSYDLTPYLNFGKENVIAVRVDNSQQMNSRWYSGSGIYRHVWMMATDPVHVTHWGVSISTPAVSSKKAAVLVKTKVKNETASAQRVIVQTLLWNKNSKNTGNGQMKVELPANSEKEISQTIQVSDPMLWTPETPNLYQAQVQVVKDKKVLDDTKTNFGIRSIKFTVENGFQLNGKTVKINGGCVHHDNGCLGAAAFDRAEERKVELLKAGGFNAVRTSHNPPSEAFLDACDRLGLLVMDESFDCWKIGKNSNDYAKYFDQWWKKDLQSMILRDRNHPSIVMWSIGNEIVERGKPEAVETAKMLLQEVKKIDTTRPVTSAVVNLGKWENLDSLINVHDVAGYNYNLLTAPDDHKRVPSRIIVQTESYPKDAFNNWKLVQENNYVIGDFVWTAMDYLGESGIGRWYYSGETPGEHWENNFFPWHGAYCGDIDLTGWRKPISHYRSMLYNDNEKLYMAVREPAPEPLEIKETWWSVYPTWESWTWPGFEGKTVQVEVYSKYPKVRLYLNNKLIGEQATTIEQQFKATFQVPYAAGLIKAVGVEGNKETGSAILKTAGEAAKINLRADRKEILANGQDLSYITIEVIDKEGILQPNAANRLHFKIEGPGVIAGVDNADLKDFEQYVGNTRKAWKGKALVVIKSKHEAGDIKLTVTSPDLPPETLTIKTEIKDLNHKN; encoded by the coding sequence GTGAGGAGCTTCAATTTATACAAAAGGCAATATTTTGCAAAACAAATAGTATTCGGATTTATACTATTGATAAGCTTTTTTTCAGGATATGCACAAAATAGCATAGAAAGAAAACAGTTATTTGATTATGACTGGAAATTCTTTTTAGGTGATATGCCGGAAGCTAAAGCAAATGATTTCAATGATTCGGGTTGGCGTAAACTTGATTTACCGCACGATTGGAGTATCGAAGGAAAAACTCATCCTAAAAATGCTACGGGCGGAGGTGGCGGATTTTTTCCGTCAGGGATGGGTTGGTATCGAAAAACCTTTCAGGTGCCTGATAGCTGGAAGACAAAAAAAACAGCGATTTATTTTGAAGGCATTTATATGAATTCCGAAGTTTTTATCAACGGAAAATCGCTGGGTGTGTACCCTTATGGTTACACCTCATTCAGTTATGACCTTACACCTTATCTGAATTTTGGAAAAGAGAATGTTATTGCTGTACGAGTAGATAATTCACAACAGATGAACAGCCGTTGGTACAGTGGTTCGGGAATCTATCGTCATGTTTGGATGATGGCTACTGATCCTGTACATGTTACACATTGGGGTGTAAGTATTTCAACTCCCGCGGTATCTTCAAAAAAGGCAGCTGTGCTAGTGAAAACCAAGGTTAAAAATGAAACAGCATCTGCCCAGCGTGTTATTGTACAAACCCTTCTTTGGAATAAAAATTCTAAAAATACTGGTAATGGCCAGATGAAGGTTGAGCTACCTGCGAATAGCGAAAAGGAGATCAGCCAGACAATACAGGTGTCAGATCCTATGCTCTGGACACCTGAAACACCGAATTTGTACCAGGCGCAGGTTCAGGTAGTAAAAGACAAAAAAGTGCTGGACGATACAAAAACCAATTTTGGTATCCGTTCCATAAAATTTACTGTCGAAAATGGATTTCAATTGAATGGAAAAACAGTGAAAATAAACGGCGGTTGCGTACATCATGATAACGGATGCTTAGGTGCTGCTGCTTTTGACCGTGCCGAAGAGCGCAAAGTTGAACTGCTGAAAGCCGGTGGGTTCAATGCGGTGAGAACTTCCCACAATCCACCTTCTGAAGCGTTTCTTGACGCCTGCGACAGATTAGGTTTACTGGTAATGGACGAATCTTTCGACTGCTGGAAAATTGGAAAAAACAGTAACGATTATGCAAAATATTTCGATCAATGGTGGAAAAAAGATTTGCAGTCAATGATTTTGAGAGATCGAAACCATCCATCTATCGTGATGTGGAGCATCGGTAACGAAATTGTAGAACGGGGAAAACCCGAGGCTGTTGAAACCGCTAAAATGCTTTTGCAGGAAGTAAAAAAAATAGACACTACAAGGCCAGTAACTTCTGCAGTTGTGAATTTAGGCAAATGGGAAAACCTGGATTCCTTGATAAACGTACACGATGTTGCTGGTTACAATTACAACCTGCTTACTGCCCCAGACGATCATAAAAGAGTGCCTTCCCGTATCATCGTTCAAACGGAATCTTATCCTAAAGATGCTTTTAATAATTGGAAACTGGTGCAGGAAAACAATTATGTAATTGGTGATTTTGTTTGGACAGCGATGGATTATCTGGGTGAGTCAGGCATTGGCCGTTGGTATTATTCTGGGGAGACACCTGGTGAACACTGGGAAAATAATTTTTTTCCATGGCATGGCGCTTACTGCGGCGATATCGATCTGACCGGATGGCGGAAACCCATTTCCCATTACCGGAGTATGCTGTATAATGATAACGAAAAACTCTATATGGCCGTTCGTGAACCTGCTCCGGAACCTTTAGAAATCAAAGAAACCTGGTGGTCAGTTTATCCAACCTGGGAAAGCTGGACCTGGCCCGGTTTTGAAGGAAAAACGGTTCAGGTTGAAGTGTATTCCAAATACCCGAAAGTGAGGCTTTACCTTAATAACAAATTAATAGGTGAACAAGCAACTACCATCGAACAACAGTTTAAAGCTACCTTTCAGGTCCCTTATGCTGCGGGTTTGATTAAAGCCGTAGGTGTAGAAGGCAATAAAGAAACGGGATCAGCCATCCTGAAAACTGCTGGCGAGGCTGCAAAAATAAATCTAAGGGCAGACAGGAAAGAGATCTTGGCCAACGGACAGGATTTATCCTACATCACGATTGAAGTAATCGATAAAGAGGGAATACTTCAACCTAATGCTGCCAACCGTTTACATTTCAAAATCGAAGGTCCAGGCGTAATTGCAGGAGTGGATAATGCTGATCTGAAAGATTTTGAACAATATGTGGGCAATACACGTAAAGCTTGGAAAGGTAAAGCTTTAGTTGTGATAAAGAGCAAACATGAAGCTGGCGATATCAAACTAACGGTTACCTCGCCTGATTTACCACCAGAAACTTTAACCATTAAAACAGAAATTAAGGATTTAAACCACAAGAACTAA